One genomic window of Muntiacus reevesi chromosome 4, mMunRee1.1, whole genome shotgun sequence includes the following:
- the MKRN2 gene encoding E3 ubiquitin-protein ligase makorin-2 — MSTKQVTCRYFMHGVCREGSQCLFSHDLANSKPSTVCRYYQKGCCAYGTRCRYDHTRPSAAAGGAVGSVPHGVPSPGFHSPRPPSELTASIVRTNLHEPGKREKRTLVLRDRNLSGMAEDKTCPGVGNSPGGCSDAQSGPELKPHSYLDAIRSGLDDLEAGSSYSGGQQLCPYAAAGECRFGDACVYLHGDVCEICRLRVLHPFDPEQRKAHEKVCMSTFEHEMEKAFAFQASQDKVCSICMEVILEKASASERRFGILSSCNHTYCLSCIRQWRCAKQFENPIIKSCPECRVISEFVIPSVYWVEDQNKKNELIEAFKQGMGKKACKYFEQGKGTCPFGGKCLYRHAYPDGRLAEPEKPRKQLSSEGTVRFFNSVRLWDFIESRESRHAPSTDDVDMTELGDLFMHLSGVEPSET, encoded by the exons GTACTTCATGCACGGCGTGTGTCGGGAAGGAAGCCAGTGCCTGTTCTCGCACGACCTGGCCAACAGCAAGCCGTCCACCGTCTGCCGATACTACCAGAAGGGCTGCTGCGCCTACGGGACGCGTTGCAG GTATGACCACACGAGGCCCTCTGCCGCAGCTGGTGGGGCCGTGGGCAGCGTGCCCCATGGGGTGCCCTCCCCGGGTTTCCACAGCCCTCGCCCTCCTTCTGAGCTCACCGCATCAATCGTGAGAACTAACCTACATGAGCCCGGGAAACGTGAAAAGAGGACGTTGGTGCTGAGAGACCGAA ATCTCTCCGGCATGGCTGAAGACAAGACCTGCCCGGGCGTGGGGAATAGTCCCGGGGGCTGCAGTGACGCGCAGAGTGGCCCCGAGCTGAAGCCACACTCCTACCTGGACGCCATCAGGAGCGGCCTGGACGACCTGGAGGCCGGCAGCTCCTACAGCGGCGGGCAGCAGCTGTGCCCCTATGCGGCCGCCGGGGAGTGCCGCTTTGGGGACGCGTGTGTCTACCTGCACGGGGACGTGTGCGAGATCTGTAGATTACGCGTCCTGCACCCCTTCGACCCAGAGCAGAGGAAAGCACACGAGAAG GTCTGCATGTCAACATTCGAACACGAGATGGAGAAGGCCTTCGCCTTCCAGGCGAGCCAGGACAAAGTCTGCAGCATCTGCATGGAGGTGATCCTGGAGAAGGCGTCGGCCTCAGAGCGGAGGTTCGGGATCCTCTCCAGCTGCAACCACACGTACTGCTTGTCCTGCATCCGGCAGTGGCGGTGCGCCAAGCAGTTTGAGAACCCCATCATCAA GTCTTGCCCGGAGTGCCGCGTGATATCAGAGTTTGTAATTCCAAGTGTGTACTGGGTAGAAGATCAGAACAAAAAGAACGAGCTGATTGAAGCTTTCAAACAGGGGATGGG GAAAAAAGCTTGTAAATACTTTGAGCAAGGCAAAGGGACCTGTCCATTTGGAGGCAAATGCCTTTACCGTCACGCTTACCCTGACGGGCGGCTGGCAGAGCCTGAGAAACCACGGAAACAGCTCAGCTCCGAAGGCACCGTGCGG TTCTTTAACTCCGTGCGGCTCTGGGATTTCATCGAAAGCCGAGAGAGCCGGCACGCCCCCAGCACTGACGACGTGGACATGACGGAGCTCGGGGACCTCTTCATGCACCTGTCCGGGGTGGAGCCGTCCGAGACCTGA